From a region of the Phaseolus vulgaris cultivar G19833 chromosome 6, P. vulgaris v2.0, whole genome shotgun sequence genome:
- the LOC137833234 gene encoding uncharacterized protein, whose product MAMKSGAAASGAGEAVVSGGGRGGADSAPSLLSSWRIIGGSEVALGGLSIKGFPPCGGVPAKRGTRADFLLLKGATPSVSSSSDRISKTLFPLSRGVGAGDEAAARGTSAIGEGELGVGSTSEPGGDVGDGLEAPSAVIGGGGVGADGRIGLAVGLEEAPALAARASFSAFANIILLETPITDPTPRQTKQQGLVLKQLREFTIREET is encoded by the coding sequence atggcaatgaagtcgggggcggcagcATCGGGGGCCGgagaagcagtggtttctggcggcggcagaggcggagcagattcagcaccttcgctcctttcctcttggagaatcataggagggagtgaggttgcgcttggagggttgtccataaaggggttccctccctgcggcggCGTCCCTGccaaaagaggaacccgcgcggattttctcctcttgaagggtgccacgccttctgtttcctcatcatctgacagaatctccaaaaccctttttcctttgtcgaggggggttggagccggtgacgaggccgcagctaggggcaCATCGGCGATAGGCGAAGGAGagttgggagttggaagcacgTCAGAGCCAGGCGGagacgtcggagatgggctagaagcacCCTCAGCAGTGATTGGCGGCGGCGGTGTCGGAGCCGACGGGAGAATCGGATTGGCAGTAGGGCTGGAGgaggcgcctgccttggcggcacgagcctccttcagtgctttcgccaacatcattcttttggaaacgcccatcaccgatcctacaccAAGGCAGACCAAACAGCAAGGGTTAGTACTAAAACAGCTACGCGAATTCACGATACGCGAAGAGAcatga